AGGCTTATTAGTCTTTCCGATGATGTTACAATCCTCTGTAAAGGCTGCCACTCCCATCAGTATTATTATTGACGGAGTTCGATTGTCTACAGATCAAGCACCGGTGATGGTGAATGGGCGGACGATGGTGCCGTTACGGGCCATTTTTGAAGCCTTTAATGCCACCATTAAGTGGAATCAGAAAGCACAAACTGTAACTGCAACTAAAGATGGTACAACGATTATGTTAAAGATTGGCTCAAAGACAGCCACCATTAACAATAAGGCTGTAACTCTAGACGTGCCTGGTCTGAATTTAAAGGGAAGAACGATGGTCCCAACACGTTTTGTCAGTGAAGCACTGGGCCATGCAGTGGGATGGAACCCTAAGACTCAAGTAGTAAGCATAACGACTTCAGCTTCCAACGTTGGAAATGCAGGCCCGGTATCCAATGTAGTAGCGCAGGATGTGAGTGATTTCGGCGATGGTCGTGATCTTCAGGTTAGCTTCACTCGAGCGGTAAATGAGTCACTAGTGGATCATTACCGTGTTCTGATTGTGAAAGCAGGGAATATTCTTAACTTGTCGTCCGCACAAACGATAGCCTCTTACAATTATTCTACTGTATTACCAACAGGTACCAATCCTTCGATTAAATTGACGTCTACTTCGAGGACTGTTGATGGTGATTCAATTAAGAGTAATCAAGCGTATGTAGCTTATGTCTTGACGGTTGGCAAAGGAAGTAATGCCAGTACACTTTCTATCGGGTCCTCCAGTATGACACTAGTGAATAAGACTGTAGCAGTAATCAATAATGTACAAGTAAATGATATAAGTGATTATGGGGATGGAAGAGATTTATCAGTTAGCTTCAATAAGCTGTCAGATGAGTCGAAGATAAGTTCTTATCGGATATTCGTTGTCAAAGCTACTAATTATTCGAATTTTAATTTAGCTACAGCAAATAATGTATCCAGTGCTAATTACACGCTAGTTAGCAAGACGGGGAATAATATTACCCAAATTTTATCTTCAGGAGCCAGAGATGTGGATGGAGCGCTTGTTAAAACAGGCGTGAGTTACAGAGTGTTTGTCATGGCGATTGACAGCAGCAATGCTGCTAATAATGTGTTGTCTTCTGTCTCATCTGCAATAACACTGTCCAACATAGGGGTCTCTAACTTAAGTGTTAGCGACGTTAACAACTATAACGATGGCCGAGATTTGAGAGTGTCATTTACTCATGCGACGGACGAAACCTATATTAGCCAGTACCGAATCATGGTAGTTCCGACGTCATATTACAGTAGCTTTAGTTTAGCCGAAGCCAATAATGTATCAAGTAGCTACTATACAGCGGTGAGTACAAATGGTACTACAACCAATCAAGTATTGAGCTCGTCAACCAGAGATGTACGTGGAGCTTTGATAAAGAATGGAGTCAACTATAAAGTATATATCTTATCTATTGGAAGCGGCAGTAATACAGGAGGAAATGTGCTTTCTTCACCTTCATCGGTCATTACGTTGTTGAATGATTCCAGTG
This window of the Paenibacillus sp. FSL R10-2734 genome carries:
- a CDS encoding copper amine oxidase N-terminal domain-containing protein, translating into MKKLWISILVGLLVFPMMLQSSVKAATPISIIIDGVRLSTDQAPVMVNGRTMVPLRAIFEAFNATIKWNQKAQTVTATKDGTTIMLKIGSKTATINNKAVTLDVPGLNLKGRTMVPTRFVSEALGHAVGWNPKTQVVSITTSASNVGNAGPVSNVVAQDVSDFGDGRDLQVSFTRAVNESLVDHYRVLIVKAGNILNLSSAQTIASYNYSTVLPTGTNPSIKLTSTSRTVDGDSIKSNQAYVAYVLTVGKGSNASTLSIGSSSMTLVNKTVAVINNVQVNDISDYGDGRDLSVSFNKLSDESKISSYRIFVVKATNYSNFNLATANNVSSANYTLVSKTGNNITQILSSGARDVDGALVKTGVSYRVFVMAIDSSNAANNVLSSVSSAITLSNIGVSNLSVSDVNNYNDGRDLRVSFTHATDETYISQYRIMVVPTSYYSSFSLAEANNVSSSYYTAVSTNGTTTNQVLSSSTRDVRGALIKNGVNYKVYILSIGSGSNTGGNVLSSPSSVITLLNDSSVSIVSNLSVSDVNDYGDGRDLRVSFTHPTDETYISQYRIMVVPTSYYSSFSLAEANNVSSSNYTSVSTSGSSTSQVLNSSTKDVLGASIKNGTSYRVYVLSIGSGIYWDSNVLSSASSVITLLNDSSVKAVTNLNVSDDNDYGDGRDLKVSFSHATDETYINQYRIMVVPTSYYSNFSLSEANNVSSSNYTSVSTSGNSTSQVLGASARDVRGNLIKDGNSYKVYVLSISSGNYAGSNALSWESSAITLSTTKSPVISVTNVTYKEDDGRIRISFDKSANETNISEYRVLVVPAKQGFGSADAIEVRSSYYTSVTPNGTNLSAFTATRDVNGDSIVKDVKYKAYVLAVANNSGVQNGGLSNSTEEFELNSRRDGRD